One part of the Equus asinus isolate D_3611 breed Donkey chromosome 6, EquAss-T2T_v2, whole genome shotgun sequence genome encodes these proteins:
- the CEBPZ gene encoding CCAAT/enhancer-binding protein zeta, producing the protein MAAPKKPLEFHAKRPWGPEEGGEDPDEDDEDDNEGAENGFSLEEVLRLGGTKQDYIMLATLDENEELVDGGKKGAIDDLRQGELEAFIKNLSLAKYAKAFLIEEDAPAKKDPSKKEAGVSKVDNKKQNVAENGRTSMSSKVKNKKSEQHSAENSNATPKAKKEKQQDIFEFFERQTLLLKPGGKWYDLEYSNEYSLEPQPREVVSKYKTLAQKLYEHEINLFKNKTNNQKGASSTWMKAIVSSGTLGDRMAAMILLIQDDAIHTLQFVETLVNLVKKKGSKQQCLMALDTFKELLITDLLPDSRKLRIFSQHPFNKLEQLSSGNKDSRDRRLILWYFEHQLKHLVAEFVQVLETLSHDSLVTTKTRALTVAHELLCNKPEEEKALLVQVVNKLGDPQNRIATKASHLLETLLCKHPNMKGVVCGEVERLLFRSNISSKAQYYAICFLNQMALSHEESELANKLITLYFCFFRTCIKKKDIESKMLSALLTGVNRAYPYAQTGDDKVKEQVDTLFKVLHVVNFNTSVQALMLLFQVMNSQQTISDRYYAALYRKMLDPGLMLCSKQGMFLNLVYKSLKADIVLHRVKAFVKRLLQVTCEQMPPFICGALYLVSEILKAKPGLRSQLDDHPESDDEENFIDIGDDEDIEKFTDADKDTETDAVKKVETEETVSESHMETKKESASWVHFDNLKGGKQLKTYDPFSRNPLFCGAENTSLWELKKLSEHFHPSVALFAKTILQGNYIQYSGDPLQDFTLMRFLDRFVYRNPKPHKGKENTDSVVMQPKRKHFMNDIRSLAVNSKEFLAKEESQIPVDEVFFYRYYKKVAVFKEKQKRNADEESIEDVDDEEFEKMIDTFEDDNCFTSGKDDLDFAGNMKKKTKGAKADPEDEDSEGSDDDLDNLDDDEVSLGSMNEEFTEIDEDGGTFMDVLDDENEGIPELDKVSSKGNSKRSKRKGANDFDFAGSFQGPGKKKKRNLSDSNLFVSAEEFGHLLDENMGSKFDNIGMNAMANKDNASLKQLRWEAERDDWLHNRDVRSIIKKKKNFKKRRPKTTQKIKKQRK; encoded by the exons ATGGCGGCCCCCAAGAAACCTTTGGAGTTCCATGCCAAGAGGCCGTGGGGTCCAGAGGAGGGGGGCGAAGATCCGGACGAGGACGACGAGGATGATAACGAGGGAGCCGAGAATGGGTTCTCCCTGGAGGAAGTGTTACGACTCGGAGGCACCAAG CAAGATTACATTATGCTGGCTACTTTGGATGAGAATGAGGAACTGGTGGATGGAGGCAAAAAAGGAGCCATTGATGACCTTCGGCAAGGTGAATTGGAAGCGTTCATTAAAAATCTTAGTTTGGCCAAGTATGCAAAAGCTTTCTTAATTGAAGAAGATGCACCAGCTAAAAAAGATCCTAGCAAAAAAGAAGCAGGAGTATCTAAAGTagataataaaaagcaaaatgtggCAGAAAATGGAAGGACATCGATGAGTAGTAAGGTGAAAAATAAGAAGTCAGAACAACATTCTGCTGAGAACAGCAATGccacaccaaaagcaaagaaagaaaaacagcaggaCATCTTTGAATTCTTTGAGAGACAGACGTTGTTACTCAAGCCTGGAGGCAAATGGTATGATCTAGAATATAGCAATGAATATTCTTTGGAACCCCAGCCTCGAGAGGTTGTGTCTAAATACAAAACCTTGGCTCAGAAGTTGTATGAGCATGAAAtcaatttattcaaaaataaaacgAATAATCAAAAGGGAGCCTCTTCTACCTGGATGAAGGCAATTGTGTCATCGGGTACACTGGGAGACAGGATGGCAGCCATGATTCTTCTTATTCAGGATGATGCTATTCACACACTCCAGTTTGTAGAAACTCTCGTGAACCTTGTTAAAAAGAAGGGCAGCAAACAGCAGTGCCTCATGGCTTTGGATACCTTCAAAGAGTTACTCATTACAGACCTTTTGCCAGACAGTCGGAAGCTACGGATTTTCAGCCAGCATCCTTTCAACAAACTAGAACAGTTGTCCAGTGGGAACAAGGACTCAAGAGACAGAAGGCTGATATTATGGTATTTTGAACACCAGCTGAAACACCTAGTGGCTGAATTTGTACAGGTCTTAGAAACTCTAAGTCATGATTCATTAGTAACCACCAAAACTCGAGCCCTTACAGTGGCTCATGAGCTTCTTTGTAACAAACCTGAGGAAGAAAAGGCCCTTCTTGTGCAGGTGGTAAATAAACTGGGAGACCCTCAGAACAGGATAGCTACAAAAGCCTCCCATCTCTTAGAGACACTGCTTTGTAAACATCCCAATATGAAAGGCGTCGTGTGTGGTGAAGTGGAAAGGCTGCTCTTTCGCTCAAATATCAGCTCCAAAGCACAGTATTatgcaatttgttttttaaatcaaatggCCCTCTCCCATGAAGAAAGTGAATTGGCTAACAAATTAATaactctttatttttgtttttttcgcACTTGTATCAAGAAAAAAGATATTGAATCAAAAATGCTTAGTGCCCTTTTAACAGGAGTGAATAGGGCATACCCTTATGCCCAGACTGGTGATGACAAAGTGAAGGAGCAGGTTGACACGCTGTTTAAAGTGTTGCATGTTGTGAATTTTAATACCAGTGTGCAGGCTTTAATGTTGCTTTTCCAAGTAATGAATTCTCAGCAGACAATATCAGATCGATATTATGCAGCATTGTACAG gAAGATGTTGGATCCGGGGTTGATGTTGTGTTCTAAACAAGGCATGTTTCTGAACCTTGTCTACAAGTCCCTGAAAGCTGACATCGTGTTGCACAGGGTGAAGGCTTTTGTGAAGAGGTTGCTTCAGGTTACTTGTGAACAGATGCCGCCATTCATATGTGGAGCTTTGTATCTTGTGTCTGAGATCCTTAAAGCAAAACCAGGTTTAAGAAGTCAACTAGATGATCATCCG GAGTCTGATGATGAGGAAAACTTTATTGACATAGGAGATGATGAAGACATAGAAAAATTCACTGATGCAGATAAAGACACTGAAACAGATGCAGTGAAAAAAGTTGAGACAGAAGAAACTGTGTCTGAAAGTCATATGGAAACCAAAAAAGAGTCTGCTTCTTGGGTGCACTTTGATAATTTGAAAG GTGGGAAACAGTTAAAAACATATGATCCATTCAGTAGAAACCCTTTGTTCTGTGGAGCTGAAAATACAAGTCTTTGGGAactcaaaaag ctatCTGAGCATTTTCATCCCTCTGTGGCCCTTTTTGCAAAGACTATCCTTCAG GGAAATTATATTCAGTATTCAGGGGACCCACTGCAGGATTTCACACTAATGAGATTCTTGGATAGATTTGTATACCGAAATCCAAAGCCACATAAAGGCAAAG AAAACACAGACAGTGTTGTGATGCagccaaaaagaaaacattttatgaatGATATTCGTAGTCTTGCTG tGAACAGTAAGGAGTTCCTTGCaaaagaagaaagccaaataccagtGGATGAAGTGTTTTTCTACAG GTATTATAAAAAAGTTGctgtttttaaagagaaacagaaacGGAATGCAGATGAAGAAAGTATAGAAGATGTAGATGatgaagaatttgaaaagatgattg ACACATTTGAAGATGATAATTGTTTCACCTCTGGAAAGGATGACCTTGATTTTGCTGG caacatgaaaaagaaaacaaaaggagctAAGGCTGACCCAGAAGATGAAGATTCAGAAGGCAGTGATGATGACCTTGATAACTTGGACGATGATGAAGtttctttaggaagtatgaatGAAGAATTTACTGAAATTGATGAAGATGGAGGAACATTCATGGATGTGTTGGATGATGAAAATGAGGGCATTCCag AACTTGACAAAGTCAGCTCCAAAGGCAATAGTaagagaagcaagagaaaaggTGCCAATGATTTTGACTTCGCTGGATCCTTTCAAG GAccaggtaaaaaaaagaaaagaaatctcagtGACTCCAACCTATTTGTATCTGCTGAAGAG TTTGGCCACCTACTGGATGAAAATATGGGTTCCAAGTTTGATAACATTGGCATGAATGCCATGGCTAACAAAGATAATGCAA GTCTCAAACAGCTTAGATGGGAGGCTGAACGCGATGACTGGCTACACAACAGAGATGTGAGAAGtatcatcaagaaaaagaaaaatttcaaaaagaggAGGCCAAAAAccactcaaaaaattaaaaagcaaaggaaatga